One Nitrospinota bacterium DNA window includes the following coding sequences:
- a CDS encoding bifunctional (p)ppGpp synthetase/guanosine-3',5'-bis(diphosphate) 3'-pyrophosphohydrolase, which yields MQALRAIHLEEIIDAVREYQPDGDVDKILGAYAFASAAHKGQVRLSGEPYMNHPMQVALILTKMKMDTASVAAGLMHDTLEDTEADPVRIRALFGEEVLRLVEGLTKLSRLTFASREESQAENVRKMILAMSTDLRVVLIKLADRLHNMRTLDYIPPQKQKFISQETMDIYAPLASRLGLHWIKVELENIAFKYLMPFEYKRIDGLMKERQEELDKFINSLCAQTRELMLKEKIMGQVSWRFKHFYGIYRKMTEQALDFDQIYDLIGVRIITNSLLDCYKVLGLVHSKWKPIPGKFKDYIALPKENMYQSIHTTVLTHTGRRVEFQIRTMQMHRNSEDGVAAHFRYKEGKRPPAKDDENFIWVKRLLELGLSVDNSEEFIDNLKMDLFPNEVYVFTPKQEVKAFPAGATPIDFAYAIHTHVGNHFLGALVNGKPVPPDYPLRNGDVVEVLTSNEQHPVRDWLKIAVTSHGRAKIKAYIRGAQKVESLRLGSEIVENELRRHGLDPAAYWTKDAMEAAALALGFKNAEVMLDRVGVSSLSAYTVLHKLLPPEKWRAVEERRKNYIASVTENLGVRVGDIHDMLIRFAGCCNPVPGDPILGYISAGHGLVIHAKSCPSLKSLEADPERLLEARWETAAKKQMRPVRILIKSLNRPGILARVSAAIAECEANIASAAVTASNPMEGDLDLTVEIEDLNHLQRILGAVRKLDGIRSVERIMDARRAEKR from the coding sequence ATGCAGGCGCTTCGGGCGATTCACCTGGAGGAGATCATCGACGCCGTCCGGGAATACCAGCCGGACGGCGATGTCGACAAAATACTGGGGGCCTATGCGTTTGCCTCGGCGGCGCACAAGGGGCAGGTGCGCCTCTCCGGCGAACCGTACATGAACCACCCGATGCAGGTGGCGCTCATTCTCACCAAAATGAAGATGGATACCGCTTCGGTCGCCGCCGGGCTGATGCACGACACGCTGGAGGACACCGAAGCCGACCCCGTCCGCATCCGCGCCCTCTTCGGCGAGGAGGTGTTGCGGCTGGTGGAGGGGCTGACCAAGCTGAGCCGCCTCACCTTCGCCAGCCGGGAGGAATCGCAGGCCGAGAACGTGCGCAAGATGATACTGGCCATGAGCACCGACCTGCGCGTGGTTCTCATCAAGCTGGCCGACCGCCTCCACAATATGCGGACGCTCGATTACATTCCCCCGCAGAAGCAGAAGTTCATCTCGCAGGAGACGATGGACATCTACGCTCCGCTGGCCAGCCGCCTCGGGTTGCACTGGATCAAGGTGGAACTGGAGAATATCGCTTTCAAGTACCTGATGCCGTTCGAGTACAAGCGGATCGACGGCCTGATGAAAGAGCGGCAGGAGGAGCTGGACAAGTTCATCAACAGCCTTTGCGCCCAGACGCGCGAGCTGATGCTGAAGGAAAAAATCATGGGGCAGGTGTCGTGGCGTTTCAAGCATTTTTACGGCATCTACCGCAAGATGACCGAGCAGGCGCTCGACTTCGACCAGATATACGATCTCATCGGCGTACGGATCATCACCAACAGCCTGCTCGACTGTTACAAGGTGCTGGGGCTTGTCCATTCGAAGTGGAAGCCGATCCCCGGCAAGTTCAAGGATTACATTGCGTTGCCGAAGGAGAATATGTATCAAAGCATCCACACCACGGTGCTCACGCACACCGGGCGGCGGGTGGAGTTCCAGATACGCACCATGCAAATGCACCGCAACAGCGAAGACGGCGTGGCGGCCCACTTCCGCTACAAGGAGGGGAAACGCCCCCCCGCCAAGGACGACGAGAATTTCATCTGGGTGAAGCGGCTGCTGGAACTGGGCCTCAGCGTGGACAACTCGGAGGAGTTCATCGACAACCTCAAGATGGATCTCTTCCCGAACGAGGTTTACGTTTTCACGCCGAAGCAGGAGGTGAAAGCCTTCCCCGCCGGGGCCACCCCGATAGACTTTGCCTACGCCATCCACACCCATGTGGGAAACCACTTCCTCGGGGCGCTGGTGAACGGCAAGCCGGTTCCGCCCGACTATCCGCTGCGCAACGGCGACGTGGTGGAGGTGCTCACCTCGAATGAGCAGCACCCGGTGCGCGATTGGCTCAAGATCGCCGTTACCTCCCACGGCCGCGCGAAGATAAAGGCGTATATCCGCGGCGCGCAAAAGGTGGAATCGTTGCGGCTGGGGAGCGAGATCGTGGAGAACGAATTGCGGCGTCACGGGCTGGACCCGGCGGCGTATTGGACGAAAGATGCGATGGAGGCCGCCGCGCTGGCGCTCGGCTTCAAAAACGCCGAGGTGATGCTCGACCGGGTGGGGGTCTCGTCCCTTTCGGCCTACACCGTGCTGCACAAGCTGCTTCCCCCCGAAAAGTGGCGCGCGGTGGAGGAGCGCCGCAAAAACTACATCGCCAGCGTGACCGAAAACCTGGGGGTGCGCGTGGGCGACATCCACGACATGCTGATCCGCTTCGCCGGCTGCTGCAACCCGGTGCCGGGGGATCCGATATTGGGTTACATTTCCGCCGGGCATGGGTTGGTGATCCACGCCAAAAGCTGCCCTTCGCTTAAATCGCTGGAAGCCGATCCCGAACGGCTGCTGGAGGCCCGTTGGGAGACCGCCGCGAAAAAACAGATGCGGCCGGTTCGCATCCTCATCAAGAGCCTCAACCGCCCCGGCATATTGGCGCGGGTTTCCGCCGCCATCGCCGAGTGCGAGGCGAACATCGCTTCCGCCGCCGTGACCGCCAGCAACCCGATGGAAGGGGATCTGGATCTCACGGTGGAAATAGAAGACCTCAACCACCTGCAACGAATACTGGGGGCGGTGCGGAAATTGGATGGCATCCGGAGCGTTGAACGGATCATGGATGCCCGCCGCGCCGAAAAACGCTAA